The DNA sequence GAAAAAATGGAAACCGAAGGCCAAGTTGACTTCAGCACAGACGAGTTTCCAGAGGGCTCCAAGATAAACGCAAGCAAAAACCAGCAGGATGACGGGTAAGCGACTAACCAGCTAACGTTAGTCAAGTAACATTACAGTAGCTAACTTACTTTTACGCGTAACTAGATACTGTTATTTTGCCAGCTGGAGACAAGTAGTTCACGTTATTGGAGTGGCAACAAGCCAAAgtatactagctagctaacgttagtcccTGTTGTGATCgtgcatagctagctaactactgatAGTTAACAAGTTAGCTATCTAACCAGCGCGTCATATCTGGCCAAGTTGGCTGACGACGTTAACTTGACTAACCAAGTTGTCACCGCGATATTTATAACTTCTGAAAAGCATTGATTTCTATTATCAGATTGTCATTGGTGTAACGTTAGTGTTAATGGTCTTGTTGGTTATTGCCGCACTTTTTTTCCCTTCTCATACACTAAGTTACTGCTGGTTTAGAATCCTGACATATACAATAATAAACCTGTCCTGAGCATACACTCCGAGACTAGAATCAGAAGTGACGAAGTTCACTGTTCAGGATACAGTGACAAAGCTGTTGCCTTTGTAGTTAACCTTTCTAGACAGCTTTAATCATTTAGGCCTAATCAGCTTGCAGGTGACAGCTATCAAAGCTTGATCTAATGTAAATATGTCATAGTTAGTGACTCAGCTTGTTAGGGAGGTAACTTCAAGATTATTTTAGTCTGAAATCTCAGTGTCAGTAGCAGTAAGGATGTAGTTATGACTGTCTGATGTCGCCTGTATTAGTATCCTTCATTCTCCATTCACAGCAAGATGTTCATCGGAGGGCTCAGTTGGGACACCAGCAAAGCGGACCTCATGGATTACCTGTCGAAGTTTGGAGAGGTTCTAGACTGCACCATCAAAACAGACCTGATGACGGGCCGGTCCCGGGGCTTCGGCTTTGTCCTCTTCAAAGACGCAGAGAGCGTAGACAGGGTAGGCACTAGAACAGACTGAGCACAGGACAGGGCATGATGCCTCTTCTTGTCTTGTTTTCTTAATTCTGCACAGATGTGAAATAACTAGATAGGTTTGAAGACATACATAGTTGGCATCCACTCACTTCACTTGAACAATCACACGCACACCCTGTTTCACTGACACTTTGTCCTGTGTGCAGGTTTTGGAGCTGAAGGAGCACAAGCTGGACGGGAAGCTGATCGACCCAAAGAGGGCCAAAGCCATGAAGGGGAAAGAGCCGCCCAAGAAGGTGTTTGTCGGAGGCCTCAGCCCAGACACCCCGGAGGAGGAGATCAGGGAATACTTTGGAGCTTTTGGAGATGTGAGAGAATGCTTGTACTGTccaatgtatttatgttttataTATGGTAGACCCATGCTTTTTAGGAAGTTGTATGTCCACTGAGCGATAGAGCTGATGCTATTGTATGATCAATTATCCTCTTCACGTGGTACAAAGACTGGGCGATTTGCAGAATGTTATGATTACTGTCTTCATAGCAGCTAACTGAGAGAACCTCTTGTGTTGTTTCCAGATTGACAGCGTCGAGCTTCCCATGGACACCAAAACCAATGAGCGACGTGGTTTCTGCTTCGTGACCTACTGTGAGGAGATCCCTGTCCAGAAGTTGTTGGAGTGCAGATACCACCAAGTCGGGGGCGGAAAGGTAGCTGGAGTCCGCTTATTCACAGTGAACCCTGTTACCCATCTTGTGCTGATATTCTTTCTATGCTATTTAACCAACTTAGTTTAGACGGTGATTTTGAAGAATTATGTTTGCAGTCAAATAAGTAGGTTCTTCAAGAAAATGTCAGCACTGTTTTTCAGACGTGTTTTGGTTCCTGGTGTGTTTTCTCTGCAGTGTGAAATCAAAGTGGCCCAACCCAAAGAAGTGTACAGACAGCAGCAacaacacagaggagagagggggggctaCGGTGGAGGCGGAGGATACAGGGGCCGGGGAAGAGGAGGTATGTACAGCTACATCTAGCCTATGGCACTGAAGAATACACATCAGAAGAATCCGTTTAAATTCAATCAACTTTATTCTTCCACAAGGGAATTTCTTGTGTGGCATTTGACACATGCAACAATGACAGTGCTGATGACCGAACAGGGCATGCATTGCAGTATATTGAAAAGAAAATCAAGACCTACAAATATCTTTGAAACTACAATACATTCTTGTCACACTAAACCTCTCCATTGTCTCTGTGCAGGTCAGAGTAGCTACAACCAGGGTTACAACAGCTACTACGGCCAGAACTATGGTAGCTACGGCAACGGATACAACCAGGGATACAATGGCTACACAGGCTATGACTACTCTGGCTACAACTATAATAGT is a window from the Salmo trutta chromosome 23, fSalTru1.1, whole genome shotgun sequence genome containing:
- the LOC115159242 gene encoding heterogeneous nuclear ribonucleoprotein D-like produces the protein METEGQVDFSTDEFPEGSKINASKNQQDDGKMFIGGLSWDTSKADLMDYLSKFGEVLDCTIKTDLMTGRSRGFGFVLFKDAESVDRVLELKEHKLDGKLIDPKRAKAMKGKEPPKKVFVGGLSPDTPEEEIREYFGAFGDIDSVELPMDTKTNERRGFCFVTYCEEIPVQKLLECRYHQVGGGKCEIKVAQPKEVYRQQQQHRGERGGYGGGGGYRGRGRGGQSSYNQGYNSYYGQNYGSYGNGYNQGYNGYTGYDYSGYNYNSYGYGQGYDDYNGQQSSYGKASREITTHQNNYQPY